A stretch of the Haloarcula ordinaria genome encodes the following:
- a CDS encoding polysaccharide deacetylase family protein, producing the protein MEPIDVAITFDIERDTSIEAVMPKIIRLFERYDAVGTWFLKHDYTDQFTEYTGAVVEDFPDIARALADVGEIGTHIHFRDVDGTFSMAPNLQRDLLEQATESLRSRGYDATSFRGGNLCADATTLDILEDLDYAVDSSVLPGHYRELPDGVVVDHRGEVGNRPYRPARESHTTHGDRALLEVPVSGLSPLDSISVDRSLTGVYNRAADHRPLDRLLPPMYHLWGRMSRAPIVLLFHDHEFGTDDGSLVVLERFLHSVATSPWFQFATVGDIAAGRRSRSQ; encoded by the coding sequence ATGGAGCCAATCGACGTTGCCATCACTTTCGACATCGAGCGCGACACGTCGATCGAAGCCGTGATGCCGAAGATTATCCGGCTCTTCGAACGATACGACGCTGTCGGGACGTGGTTCCTGAAACACGACTATACCGACCAGTTCACCGAATACACTGGCGCCGTCGTCGAGGACTTCCCAGATATCGCTCGTGCCCTCGCCGATGTGGGGGAGATCGGGACGCACATTCACTTCCGTGACGTCGATGGAACCTTCTCGATGGCACCAAATCTGCAGCGAGACCTCCTCGAGCAGGCCACCGAATCCCTCCGCAGTCGGGGGTACGACGCCACGTCGTTCCGGGGTGGAAACCTGTGTGCAGATGCAACGACACTGGATATTCTTGAGGATCTGGACTATGCGGTCGATAGTTCCGTGCTCCCGGGCCACTACCGTGAACTTCCGGATGGCGTCGTGGTTGATCATCGTGGCGAAGTTGGCAATCGACCGTATAGGCCGGCTCGAGAGTCCCATACGACCCACGGCGACCGGGCCCTGCTGGAGGTTCCCGTCTCCGGTCTCTCCCCGCTTGACTCGATTTCAGTCGATCGGTCCCTCACAGGCGTATACAACCGGGCCGCCGACCACCGACCGCTGGACCGGTTGCTCCCCCCGATGTACCACCTCTGGGGGCGGATGAGCCGCGCACCCATTGTCCTGCTGTTCCATGATCACGAGTTCGGGACTGATGATGGGAGCCTTGTCGTACTTGAGCGATTCCTTCACTCGGTCGCTACATCCCCGTGGTTCCAGTTCGCTACGGTCGGTGATATCGCGGCCGGCCGGCGGTCTAGGAGCCAGTAA
- a CDS encoding glycosyltransferase family 4 protein — protein sequence MVESLHLGIFNANTLYREDSGYTTDGSVVKLYQRWETYFENVDLCSPVVTGKGSGSVDVGSAFHIVSLTQWRNPWTLRTLELPILLRDIWRAFDDRHQEWDFVLIPTTNIFGQAVYAVASVFDVPVVVYLRGNVTNEVLGGHEGVARVVATLWIQYLDYAVNHIVRDSAVLTAGDELKREYEALAGRIESIVPSLVNRDDIVTPDTRIYPDNDDPIRLLYLGRLIEYKRVQDVLAAMAKLRSRPRAYELEIVGDGPYREALERTADDLGIAEDVTFTGYVSHENVYDAYDRADIFVLPSSSEGSPKTVPEALARGCPIVASAVGNLPSLLANETGITYNPGDVDALVDALDRLGTDEEYWKTLVRRSVARASQFRAETHVQAIEHVLSDTYPELGDF from the coding sequence ATGGTCGAGTCGTTACACCTCGGGATATTCAACGCGAACACGCTGTACCGCGAGGACAGTGGCTACACGACTGACGGCAGCGTGGTGAAGCTCTACCAACGGTGGGAGACCTATTTCGAGAATGTAGACCTCTGTTCACCGGTCGTCACGGGCAAGGGAAGCGGGAGTGTCGATGTCGGGTCGGCATTCCATATCGTCTCACTCACCCAGTGGCGGAACCCTTGGACGCTTCGGACACTCGAACTACCCATACTACTCCGTGACATCTGGCGGGCGTTCGACGATCGCCATCAGGAGTGGGATTTCGTCTTGATTCCGACGACAAACATTTTTGGGCAGGCCGTGTATGCAGTGGCCTCGGTGTTCGATGTTCCCGTGGTCGTGTACCTCCGTGGAAACGTGACCAACGAGGTCCTCGGTGGGCACGAAGGCGTCGCCAGAGTGGTCGCAACTTTGTGGATCCAGTACCTGGACTACGCAGTGAATCACATCGTTCGGGATAGTGCGGTACTCACTGCCGGCGACGAATTGAAACGGGAGTACGAAGCGCTGGCCGGGCGTATCGAGTCGATAGTCCCCTCTCTCGTCAATCGCGACGACATCGTTACCCCGGATACACGGATCTATCCGGATAATGACGACCCGATCAGATTACTCTATCTCGGTCGCCTCATTGAGTACAAACGCGTACAGGATGTGCTGGCGGCGATGGCCAAACTCCGCTCCCGTCCACGTGCGTACGAGTTAGAAATCGTCGGTGACGGGCCCTACCGGGAGGCACTTGAACGGACGGCCGATGACCTTGGTATCGCGGAGGACGTGACGTTCACGGGATACGTGAGCCACGAGAACGTGTACGATGCGTATGACCGCGCTGACATCTTCGTACTCCCGTCGAGCAGTGAAGGCTCTCCCAAGACCGTCCCCGAGGCGCTCGCTCGGGGCTGTCCGATCGTGGCGAGTGCGGTTGGGAATCTTCCGTCACTACTCGCCAACGAGACCGGAATCACCTACAACCCAGGAGATGTCGACGCATTGGTTGATGCACTAGACCGGCTAGGCACTGACGAGGAGTATTGGAAGACGTTAGTCAGACGTAGCGTGGCACGGGCGAGTCAGTTCAGAGCTGAAACGCATGTACAGGCGATCGAACACGTGCTCTCGGACACGTACCCCGAACTGGGCGATTTCTGA
- a CDS encoding methyltransferase domain-containing protein: MNDTIGTTKRALHNIGRQSYTAYHDYFSVYRKYIAEHKAIGGADLSDCRVLDFGCGYHYPTVALLDGRANTATGLDIIDVFYTDPLAKQVTDAGVPRGLFRYLSAKVYYRYLDWFAYEEPTPEYTRPDTYDGKQFPYDADSFDAFYSNGAFHLINNYEEIIEEIARVVSSDGYVNMNFRNEVSLHGYNTPNCTHPAFEDSVPRPWAHLRDWDPAELGLFGPDDYEAIFETFASLFDEVHIYLSDRSNHLVKYDADLTLPTENRDLFIWEDAEVTDTVRAETGVDSEDILLGRSFKIIAIN, encoded by the coding sequence GGCAGAGCTACACAGCTTATCACGATTACTTTTCAGTCTATCGGAAATACATAGCTGAACATAAAGCAATCGGCGGTGCCGACCTCTCGGACTGTCGTGTGCTGGACTTTGGCTGTGGCTATCACTATCCCACTGTCGCACTTCTCGACGGTCGGGCCAATACTGCCACTGGTCTTGATATCATCGATGTCTTCTACACAGACCCACTCGCCAAGCAGGTCACGGATGCAGGTGTCCCCAGAGGGCTGTTCCGCTACTTGAGTGCGAAGGTTTACTATCGATATCTTGACTGGTTCGCCTACGAGGAGCCGACCCCGGAATACACACGGCCGGACACGTACGATGGGAAACAATTTCCGTACGATGCCGACTCGTTCGATGCCTTCTACTCAAACGGTGCATTCCACCTCATCAACAACTACGAGGAGATAATCGAAGAGATTGCCCGGGTCGTATCCTCGGATGGGTACGTGAACATGAATTTCCGGAACGAGGTGTCGCTGCACGGCTACAATACCCCCAATTGTACCCATCCTGCCTTCGAGGACAGCGTACCCCGGCCGTGGGCACACCTCCGTGATTGGGATCCTGCGGAACTCGGCTTATTTGGGCCGGACGACTACGAGGCCATCTTTGAGACGTTCGCGTCCCTGTTCGATGAAGTGCACATCTACCTCTCCGACCGGAGCAACCACTTGGTCAAGTACGACGCGGATCTGACCCTCCCGACGGAGAACCGCGACCTATTCATCTGGGAGGACGCCGAGGTCACTGACACAGTTCGAGCGGAGACCGGTGTCGACTCTGAAGACATTCTCCTCGGTCGGAGTTTCAAGATTATTGCTATTAACTAA
- a CDS encoding alkaline phosphatase family protein, whose protein sequence is MTERIALIGLDGATWDLLRGWLEDDTLPNLKRVYEDGFSGTLKSTIPANTSPAVQSLYTGCDPATLGLFGFQKPDGTTISLQDVTVPKLWTVLGEHDRASCIVNVRTTFPPDPVNGVMLSGDPMPGEDSDYAYPPELKQEVAGFRCQEKDDRMHKDLVPPYEHNEEVLQHAKDIFTHRFGTFRELAADGDYDFLMYWIGETDFLQHRLWNNTDDLTTFYEVLDEKLGEFLAEFDGTVIFLSDHGFEGPPTTVFYLNEWLRREGYLTVPGGRVGARLLGIGQNFAKQYINKDLLMRVLYFRQQRMGDSATDTDADDHTLGINKPHLQIPGISSRSTAQLATNCGIEIRPDEDQRSVADDIKSKLVSLTDDQGTPVMKEVFHRSEIYDEGPYFDDIPDLLFQASEHVTVNTELSSTVFETIPSGNRSGRGRHVYARNGVIFGSGPAVKSARGIEADITDVTPTILHLFGLPVAETMTGSVITEICPDNGANVQSDSYISESGMTRIDEGEQEEMEEWLEDMGYI, encoded by the coding sequence ATGACTGAGCGGATCGCGTTGATAGGGCTAGACGGCGCGACTTGGGATCTTCTCCGCGGCTGGCTTGAGGACGACACCCTCCCGAATCTCAAGCGTGTCTATGAGGACGGCTTCTCCGGAACGCTTAAAAGTACGATTCCGGCGAATACCAGCCCTGCTGTTCAGAGCCTCTACACTGGGTGTGACCCGGCGACACTGGGCTTGTTCGGATTCCAGAAACCGGATGGTACGACCATCTCACTGCAGGACGTGACCGTCCCGAAACTCTGGACGGTCCTAGGCGAGCACGACCGAGCGTCCTGCATCGTGAACGTCCGGACCACGTTCCCTCCCGACCCGGTCAACGGCGTCATGTTGAGTGGGGACCCGATGCCGGGAGAAGACTCCGACTACGCCTACCCGCCGGAGCTCAAACAGGAGGTTGCCGGCTTCCGCTGTCAGGAGAAGGACGACCGGATGCACAAGGACCTGGTCCCTCCTTATGAGCACAACGAAGAGGTGTTGCAACACGCCAAAGATATCTTTACCCATCGGTTCGGAACATTCCGAGAACTGGCAGCCGATGGTGACTACGACTTCCTGATGTACTGGATCGGCGAGACGGACTTCCTCCAGCACCGGCTCTGGAACAACACCGACGACCTCACAACATTCTACGAGGTACTCGACGAGAAGCTCGGCGAGTTCCTCGCGGAGTTCGACGGCACGGTCATCTTCCTGAGCGACCACGGGTTCGAAGGTCCTCCCACAACGGTCTTCTACCTTAATGAATGGCTCCGGCGGGAAGGCTATCTCACTGTCCCAGGCGGTCGCGTGGGAGCCCGACTGCTCGGCATCGGCCAAAACTTCGCGAAGCAGTATATAAACAAGGACCTGCTGATGCGGGTCCTGTACTTCCGCCAACAACGGATGGGTGATTCCGCCACCGATACCGACGCCGACGACCACACTCTCGGCATCAATAAGCCCCACCTCCAGATACCCGGCATTAGTTCACGGTCAACCGCACAGCTCGCGACGAATTGTGGTATCGAGATCCGTCCAGATGAGGACCAACGGTCCGTTGCAGATGACATCAAATCTAAACTCGTATCGCTCACCGACGACCAGGGGACCCCCGTTATGAAAGAAGTCTTCCACCGAAGTGAAATCTACGACGAGGGGCCGTACTTCGACGATATTCCGGACCTGTTGTTCCAAGCATCGGAGCATGTGACTGTCAATACGGAGTTATCGAGTACCGTCTTTGAGACGATTCCGTCCGGCAACCGGTCGGGACGTGGTCGTCACGTCTATGCACGCAACGGCGTGATATTTGGGTCGGGGCCAGCCGTTAAATCCGCACGGGGGATCGAGGCGGACATTACGGACGTAACGCCGACAATCCTCCACCTGTTCGGGCTCCCCGTTGCCGAGACGATGACCGGGTCCGTCATCACGGAAATTTGTCCGGACAATGGCGCGAACGTGCAATCGGACAGCTATATCAGCGAATCCGGAATGACACGGATCGACGAGGGGGAACAGGAAGAGATGGAAGAGTGGCTTGAGGACATGGGCTACATCTGA